The following coding sequences are from one Nicotiana tabacum cultivar K326 chromosome 1, ASM71507v2, whole genome shotgun sequence window:
- the LOC107799216 gene encoding uncharacterized protein LOC107799216 — MATPLSLSTVSPTKRMSNEKNKSMEKEEQDQERDYKEEVSRREHQPPYVSPMQPLTKEAYGGGMYGKDDEGGGPARKVDKKPPASETQSADGPAEATLQPKHKPPQSSGDRDIDITGQSYIQ; from the coding sequence ATGGCCACTCCGCTCAGCTTAAGTACTGTTAGTCCAACAAAAAGAATGTCTAACGAGAAAAATAAATCTATGGAGAAAGAAGAGCAAGATCAGGAGAGAGATTATAAGGAGGAGGTCAGCCGTCGGGAACACCAACCACCATATGTTTCACCGATGCAGCCGCTAACTAAGGAAGCGTACGGCGGTGGGATGTATGGGAAAGATGATGAAGGTGGTGGTCCGGCGAGGAAAGTGGATAAAAAACCACCAGCTAGTGAGACACAAAGTGCTGATGGACCAGCAGAAGCCACTCTTCAGCCCAAACATAAACCACCGCAGTCTTCCGGCGACCGTGACATTGATATCACCGGCCAATCTTACATACAATAG